One genomic region from Artemia franciscana chromosome 17, ASM3288406v1, whole genome shotgun sequence encodes:
- the LOC136037661 gene encoding dnaJ homolog subfamily A member 1-like: protein MPKETGLYDVLGLSPSCTSDELKKAYRKLALKYHPDKNPNEGEKFKQISFAYEVLSNPEKREIYDKYGEQGLKEGGGGGGGGFHSPMDIFEMFFGGGMGGRGRRERRGKDIVHQLSVTLGELYKGSTRKLALQKNVVCSKCEGRGGKKGATQKCVRCRGSGMQVRIQQLAPGMVQQIQSVCHDCSGQGEVIDAKDRCKNCEGKKIIREKKILEVHVDPGMVDGQKITFSGEGDQEPGLEPGDIIIVLDEKEHAMFKRVDRSDLLTVMDLELVEALCGFQKVLKTLDDRNLVITCIPGEIIKQDRLKCIYNEGMPHYKNPMEKGKLIIKFNVKFPDVINPALIPQIEACLPPRTEEMIPGDAEEVMLQDFDPEIHRRQQKAQRATYDDSDDEGGAGPRGVQCPTQ from the exons ATGCCAAAGGAAACAGGGTTGTATGATGTCCTTGGTCTTAGTCCTAGTTGTACTTCTGACGAATTGAAGAAAGCCTACAGAAAATTGGCTTTGAAGTACCACCCAGATAAAAATCCTAATGAAGGAGAAAAG TTCAAGCAAATATCATTTGCATATGAAGTGCTTTCTAACCCTGAAAAGCGGGAAATTTATGACAAATATGGCGAACAAGGCCTAAAAGAAGGTGGCGGTGGAGGTGGTGGAGGATTTCACTCCCCCATGGACATTTTTGAGATGTTTTTTGGTGGCGGCATGGGTGGCCGAGGAAGACGAGAAAGAAGAGGGAAGGACATAGTGCATCAATTGAGTGTCACCCTTGGAGAATTGTATAAAGGATCTACTAGAAAATTAGCTCTAcaaaagaatgttgtatgttctaAATGTGAAG gTCGGGGAGGTAAGAAAGGTGCCACTCAGAAATGTGTCAGATGTCGAGGCTCTGGTATGCAGGTGAGGATTCAGCAGTTAGCTCCCGGAATGGTTCAACAAATTCAAAGCGTTTGTCATGATTGTTCTGGACAAGGCGAAGTTATTGACGCCAAGGATAGGTGCAAGAATTGTGAAGGGAaaaag ATCATCAGGGAGAAGAAAATCTTAGAAGTTCATGTGGACCCAGGAATGGTTGATGGTCAAAAGATTACTTTTAGTGGAGAGGGGGATCAAGAACCAGGACTTGAACCTGGAGATATCATCATAGTTCTTGACGAAAAAGAGCACGCAATGTTTAA ACGCGTCGATAGAAGTGATTTGTTGACTGTTATGGATCTGGAACTTGTTGAAGCTCTCTGTGGATTCCAAAAGGTTCTCAAAACACTGGATGATAGAAATCTGGTGATCACATGTATTCCAG gcGAAATAATCAAGCAGGATCGACTGAAATGTATATATAATGAAGGAATGCCGCATTATAAGAACCCCATGGAGAAaggaaaattaataattaagttTAACGTGAAATTCCCAGATGTAATTAATCCTGCTTTAATTCCTCAGATTGAAGCATGTCTTCCCCCTAG GACAGAAGAAATGATTCCTGGTGACGCCGAAGAAGTAATGCTTCAGGACTTCGATCCAGAAATACATAGAAGGCAGCAAAAAGCCCAACGAGCCACTTATGATGACTCAGACGATGAAGGTGGAGCTGGGCCAAGAGGAGTTCAATGTCCAACCCAGTAG